In one window of Microbacterium natoriense DNA:
- a CDS encoding acyl-CoA carboxylase subunit epsilon — MITERPEHQPPTIEILRGTATEEELAALIAVVSNAYAQEEAGAVAVERQTSAWQRTQRPLRRPLRRDIPWGRFAG, encoded by the coding sequence ACCGAGCGTCCGGAACACCAGCCGCCGACGATCGAGATCCTGCGCGGCACGGCCACAGAAGAAGAGCTGGCGGCCCTCATCGCCGTGGTCAGCAACGCTTATGCGCAGGAGGAAGCGGGCGCCGTCGCCGTCGAGCGGCAGACCTCTGCCTGGCAGCGCACGCAGCGGCCTCTGCGCAGGCCCCTCCGCCGTGACATCCCATGGGGCCGTTTCGCGGGCTGA
- a CDS encoding ROK family transcriptional regulator translates to MGDFNQAVILEAIRRSVEGVSRIELAAATGLSAQTVTNITRRLLDDGLIAEAGRAINGPGKPRVILRLVADSRFSIGVHLDPAVITLVLLDLSGAVVRRRVVRTPAKDPRRIVDVMAQAIEAMIADAGIDREAVAGVGVAAPGPLDAARGTVIDPPKLHGWHRVPLRAVLAEATGFAVALEKDTTAAAVGELWTGNGPADDSFLFVYLGTGIGASLVRGGEAERGSSRNFGEIGHIVVDPDGPMCACGLRGCVDVVCTPQAIVEQAESAGVFPDDREGNDVEAVEVRFTQLCARASAGDLQALQVLRRAAAHLSVLISVLTNAFDVDRVVLGGPFWSRLASVYLEEIPPALDRRSATRAVRQLPVEGTVVGDDVGAVGAACVVLDAVLTPRASDLYLED, encoded by the coding sequence ATGGGCGACTTCAACCAGGCGGTGATCCTCGAGGCGATCCGCAGATCGGTCGAGGGCGTGAGCCGGATCGAGCTGGCGGCGGCCACCGGGCTCTCCGCTCAGACCGTCACGAACATCACGCGGCGCCTCCTGGACGACGGACTGATCGCCGAGGCGGGCAGGGCCATCAACGGCCCCGGCAAGCCGCGTGTGATTCTTCGACTGGTGGCGGACAGCCGGTTCTCGATCGGTGTCCACCTCGATCCGGCGGTGATCACGCTCGTCCTGCTCGACCTTTCGGGTGCCGTAGTCCGGCGCCGCGTCGTGCGCACGCCGGCGAAGGACCCCCGCCGCATCGTCGACGTCATGGCGCAGGCGATCGAGGCGATGATCGCTGACGCCGGCATCGATCGAGAGGCGGTCGCGGGCGTCGGCGTCGCCGCACCCGGCCCGCTCGATGCCGCGCGAGGCACCGTGATCGACCCGCCCAAGCTGCACGGATGGCATCGCGTCCCGCTCCGCGCCGTCCTCGCCGAAGCGACCGGGTTCGCCGTCGCACTGGAGAAGGACACGACCGCCGCGGCCGTCGGCGAGTTGTGGACCGGCAACGGTCCTGCCGACGATTCCTTCCTCTTCGTCTACCTGGGAACCGGCATCGGGGCCTCCTTGGTGCGCGGTGGTGAGGCCGAGCGGGGCAGCTCCCGGAACTTCGGGGAGATCGGGCACATCGTCGTCGATCCGGACGGGCCGATGTGCGCGTGCGGGCTGCGCGGGTGCGTCGACGTGGTGTGCACTCCCCAGGCGATCGTCGAGCAGGCGGAGAGCGCAGGCGTCTTCCCCGACGACCGCGAAGGCAATGATGTCGAGGCGGTGGAGGTGCGGTTCACGCAGTTGTGCGCCCGAGCGTCTGCCGGAGATCTGCAGGCTCTCCAGGTGCTGCGCCGGGCGGCGGCGCACCTGTCCGTGCTCATCTCGGTGCTCACGAACGCGTTCGATGTCGACCGCGTCGTGCTCGGAGGGCCGTTCTGGTCTCGTCTGGCATCCGTCTACCTCGAAGAGATCCCGCCCGCTCTCGACCGCCGCAGCGCGACCCGTGCAGTACGACAGCTGCCGGTAGAGGGAACCGTGGTCGGCGACGATGTCGGCGCAGTCGGCGCGGCGTGCGTGGTGCTCGACGCCGTGCTGACCCCTCGGGCGTCCGACCTGTATCTCGAGGACTGA
- a CDS encoding ATP-binding protein translates to MTAEPVSIRDAWSKIPSPGSVETGFERFTGKRMERILATVVAIGSAVLGAQALISALTTLSRADSALIVMLLVVFVPFVAMLIACLIGRGVRTTSGAFAIAYVLALAAWPVIGQGDSAASEQPWIFFLVNVGVVAAMLAFPLWLQFVWAAGMPFVYGYVRLVQGEFSSAFWVTTAFDVSFTLILGLVIISLGWMFRSVAAGVDDVRGRAVSSYAAAAAAAAAEEERITMSALMHDSVLAALIAGERAESERARDLAVAMAREALTRLANTEAARGGGGQRRAGCGRADRRGAETGAVGARRRCHRRRTRRHGNDAGPSRPRPRARGEAGAGELGRPRRRPRPAHRRRRTR, encoded by the coding sequence GTGACCGCCGAGCCGGTCAGCATCCGTGACGCGTGGAGCAAGATCCCGTCGCCCGGGAGCGTCGAGACCGGTTTCGAGCGGTTCACCGGCAAGCGCATGGAGCGGATCCTCGCGACCGTCGTCGCGATCGGCTCAGCGGTGCTGGGCGCGCAAGCGCTGATCTCGGCGCTCACGACGTTGTCGCGGGCCGACTCGGCTCTAATCGTGATGCTGCTCGTGGTCTTCGTGCCTTTCGTCGCGATGCTGATCGCATGCCTGATCGGACGTGGGGTGCGCACGACCTCGGGGGCCTTCGCGATCGCTTACGTGCTCGCGCTCGCAGCCTGGCCCGTGATCGGCCAGGGGGACAGCGCGGCTTCAGAGCAGCCGTGGATCTTCTTCCTCGTCAACGTCGGAGTCGTCGCGGCGATGCTCGCCTTCCCGCTCTGGCTGCAGTTCGTCTGGGCTGCCGGGATGCCCTTCGTCTACGGTTACGTGCGTCTGGTGCAGGGCGAATTCTCGAGCGCATTCTGGGTCACGACGGCGTTCGACGTCTCGTTCACGCTGATCCTCGGCCTCGTGATCATCTCGCTGGGATGGATGTTCCGGTCGGTGGCTGCCGGCGTCGACGACGTGCGCGGGCGCGCCGTCTCGTCGTATGCCGCTGCCGCGGCGGCGGCGGCGGCGGAGGAGGAGCGCATCACCATGTCGGCCCTGATGCACGACAGCGTGCTGGCCGCCCTCATCGCGGGCGAACGCGCCGAGAGCGAGCGTGCTCGTGATCTCGCGGTGGCGATGGCGCGCGAGGCTCTCACGCGCCTCGCCAACACCGAGGCCGCCCGTGGCGGAGGAGGGCAGCGACGAGCCGGTTGCGGCCGTGCAGATCGTCGTGGAGCTGAGACGGGCGCTGTCGGAGCTCGGCGCCGATGCCATCGTCGAAGAACGAGGCGTCATGGGAATGATGCCGGGCCGAGTCGCCCGCGCCCTCGTGCTCGCGGCGAGGCAGGGGCTGGGGAACTCGGTCGCCCACGCCGGCGGCCGCGGCCTGCACATCGTCGTCGAAGGACACGGTGA
- a CDS encoding response regulator transcription factor translates to MSRVALIDDHESVRLGLEAACARDGEQTVVFSGSTVASYLLWRKASGQAPADVVVLDLTLGDGTTVTENVASIVADGASVVIHSVADRPAAVREALVAGAAGVVSKSSALDDVLDAIRTVAQGEALNNVEWASAVDGDRDFADAQLSTREREVLRLYATGLPLKAVAERLGVAYSTAKENISRIRVKYVGVGRPASTKVDLMRRAMEDGIYAPDGA, encoded by the coding sequence ATGAGCAGGGTCGCCCTCATCGATGATCACGAGTCCGTCCGCCTCGGGCTTGAGGCCGCGTGCGCGCGCGACGGCGAGCAGACGGTGGTGTTCTCCGGCAGCACCGTCGCGTCGTATCTCCTCTGGCGCAAGGCGTCCGGTCAGGCGCCTGCCGACGTCGTCGTGCTCGATCTCACACTCGGAGACGGCACCACGGTCACCGAGAACGTCGCGTCGATCGTCGCCGATGGGGCGAGCGTCGTCATCCACAGCGTTGCCGACCGCCCCGCAGCCGTCCGCGAGGCCCTGGTCGCGGGAGCCGCCGGGGTCGTCAGCAAGTCCTCGGCCCTCGACGATGTGCTCGATGCGATCCGCACCGTCGCCCAGGGGGAGGCGCTCAACAACGTCGAATGGGCCAGCGCCGTCGACGGTGATCGGGACTTCGCCGACGCCCAGCTCTCCACCCGCGAAAGGGAGGTGCTGCGCCTGTACGCCACCGGTCTTCCGCTCAAGGCCGTCGCGGAACGACTCGGCGTCGCCTACTCCACAGCCAAGGAGAACATCTCCCGCATCCGGGTGAAGTACGTCGGCGTCGGCCGGCCGGCGTCGACCAAGGTCGATCTGATGCGCCGGGCCATGGAAGACGGCATCTACGCGCCCGACGGAGCCTAG
- a CDS encoding class I SAM-dependent RNA methyltransferase, whose amino-acid sequence MTSSSSRTLDLDITGIAHGGTFIARHEGRVVFVSDAIPGERVRARLDASSTDDSKSFWRAETVEVLEASEHRRPHVWAEADVSRAPADRPGGADLGHIDLAHQRILKRQVLSEALDRFAGEGVEAPEIEPVDSTDGTGWRTRVTLHVDDEGRVGPFAARSHRVIEVGAHPLARPAIAEAAAGLTGGKPGRIELVEPADGRVRVIRREDAVRRKDVERRHGRGHPPRRAHETVHEQVGARRFQVDADGFWQVHPRAASVLDAAVYGLLEDHVDESATHYDLYGGVGLFAATLADLGAKDIVTVESSARATEHARANLAPLAVTAATARVDRFLAGAPRTGAGAIVLDPPRSGAGRAVVEALHAMSPEAIAYVACDPVALARDLGTFRALGWQVPRMRAFDLFPHSHHFEVVALLTR is encoded by the coding sequence ATGACCTCCTCCTCATCCCGGACGCTCGATCTGGACATCACCGGCATCGCGCACGGCGGCACCTTCATCGCCCGCCACGAGGGACGAGTGGTGTTCGTCTCCGATGCGATCCCCGGAGAGCGCGTTCGTGCTCGTCTGGATGCGTCCTCGACCGATGATTCGAAGAGCTTCTGGCGCGCGGAGACCGTCGAGGTGCTGGAAGCGTCCGAGCACCGCCGGCCTCACGTCTGGGCGGAGGCCGACGTCTCGCGCGCGCCCGCCGATCGTCCTGGTGGCGCCGACCTCGGCCACATCGACCTCGCCCACCAGCGCATTCTCAAGCGACAGGTGCTCTCGGAAGCGCTCGACCGGTTCGCCGGCGAAGGGGTGGAGGCTCCGGAGATCGAGCCGGTGGACTCGACGGATGGCACGGGCTGGCGCACCCGGGTCACGCTGCACGTCGACGACGAGGGGCGAGTGGGCCCGTTCGCCGCCCGCAGCCATCGGGTGATCGAGGTCGGCGCGCACCCTCTGGCTCGCCCTGCGATCGCCGAAGCCGCCGCCGGATTGACCGGCGGCAAGCCGGGGCGCATCGAACTCGTCGAGCCGGCCGATGGCCGCGTACGCGTCATCCGCCGGGAAGATGCCGTCCGTCGGAAGGACGTCGAACGCCGTCACGGGCGCGGGCACCCGCCGCGCCGCGCGCACGAGACGGTTCACGAGCAGGTCGGGGCCCGGCGGTTCCAGGTCGACGCCGACGGCTTCTGGCAGGTGCATCCGCGCGCGGCATCCGTCCTCGACGCCGCCGTGTACGGGCTGCTCGAAGATCACGTCGATGAGTCGGCGACCCACTACGACCTGTATGGCGGCGTGGGACTGTTCGCCGCGACTCTCGCCGACCTCGGAGCCAAGGACATCGTGACCGTCGAGTCGAGCGCGAGGGCGACCGAGCACGCGAGGGCGAACCTCGCGCCGCTCGCGGTGACTGCGGCGACAGCCCGTGTGGACAGGTTCCTCGCGGGCGCGCCGCGCACCGGCGCCGGTGCCATCGTGCTCGACCCGCCGCGTTCGGGTGCGGGGCGAGCGGTCGTCGAGGCACTGCACGCGATGTCGCCCGAGGCCATCGCGTACGTGGCCTGCGATCCCGTGGCGCTGGCGCGGGACCTCGGAACCTTCCGCGCGCTCGGCTGGCAGGTGCCGCGCATGCGCGCCTTCGACCTCTTCCCGCACTCGCACCACTTCGAGGTCGTCGCGCTGCTGACCCGATGA
- a CDS encoding Maf family protein — protein MRVCLASTSPARLMLLRQAGIEPLTLSPEVDEDAVAAAAAAQRGAELAPDELVLLLARSKARDVAERLAASGDFDGIVIGGDSMFEIGGRVYGKPYTAEEATRRWREMRGATGILHSGHSVHRVSPGEAPIERTAVAAASVTFADDITDAEISAYVASGEPLHVAGAFTVDSLGGAFITRVDGDPSTVVGMSLSTVRRLAAELDVTWTDLWS, from the coding sequence ATGCGCGTGTGCCTCGCCTCCACCTCCCCCGCTCGTCTGATGCTGCTACGTCAAGCCGGCATAGAACCGCTGACGCTCTCGCCCGAGGTCGATGAGGACGCGGTTGCCGCCGCTGCGGCGGCGCAGCGAGGGGCGGAGCTGGCTCCGGACGAACTCGTCCTGCTGCTCGCCCGCTCGAAGGCGCGAGACGTCGCCGAACGCCTCGCGGCGTCGGGCGACTTCGACGGCATCGTGATCGGCGGCGACTCGATGTTCGAGATCGGCGGGCGCGTCTACGGCAAGCCTTACACGGCGGAAGAGGCGACCCGGCGCTGGCGGGAGATGCGCGGAGCCACCGGCATCCTGCACTCCGGTCATTCCGTCCACCGGGTCTCACCGGGTGAAGCACCCATCGAGCGGACAGCCGTGGCTGCGGCATCCGTCACCTTCGCCGACGACATCACCGACGCCGAGATCTCGGCGTACGTCGCATCCGGTGAACCGCTGCACGTCGCCGGCGCCTTCACGGTAGACAGTCTGGGCGGTGCCTTCATCACCCGTGTCGACGGCGACCCCTCCACCGTCGTCGGCATGTCGTTGTCGACCGTCCGCCGACTCGCCGCCGAGCTGGACGTGACCTGGACCGATCTGTGGTCGTAG
- a CDS encoding acetyl/propionyl/methylcrotonyl-CoA carboxylase subunit alpha, producing MPIEKVLIANRGEIAVRIIRAARDSGIASVAVYADQDRDAMHARLADEAYALGGATSAETYLQIEKILSVARRAGADAVHPGYGFLAENAEFARAVIGAGMTWIGPSPEAIEALGDKVTARHVAEKVGAPLAPGTPGPVNGADEVIAFAKEHGLPIAIKAAYGGGGRGLKVARELDEVAELFESATREAVTAFGRGECFVEKYLDKPRHVETQCLADAEGNVVVISTRDCSLQRRHQKLVEEAPAPFLTEEQNRQLYEASKAILKEVGYVGAGTCEFLIGADGTVSFLEVNTRLQVEHPVSEEVTGIDLVREQFRIAAGGIIDYADPEPQGHSIEFRINGEDPGRGFLPQPGPIHVFKTFGGPGIRLDSGVTAGDSVSGAFDSLLAKIIVTGKDRAEALERSRRALDEFEVSGMPTVLPFHRKVVRDPAFTAENGEFGIFTRWIETEFVNDIPAWDGELESPAEAAGRHTVVVEVGGKRLEVSLPDRVAASVSAAGRPAAVPPSRRSHATTVGAGASGDAVKSPMQATVVKIAVEDGQQVVKGDLVVVLEAMKMEQPLQAHKDGVVGNISADAGTTVSAGHQLLTIS from the coding sequence ATGCCCATCGAGAAGGTTCTTATCGCCAACCGGGGCGAGATCGCCGTCCGCATCATCCGCGCCGCCCGTGATTCGGGCATCGCCTCGGTCGCCGTCTACGCCGACCAGGACAGGGATGCGATGCACGCCCGCCTCGCCGACGAGGCCTACGCCCTGGGCGGTGCGACCAGCGCCGAGACCTACCTGCAGATCGAGAAGATCCTGTCGGTGGCACGTCGCGCCGGGGCGGATGCCGTGCACCCCGGTTACGGCTTCCTCGCGGAGAACGCCGAATTCGCCCGCGCCGTGATCGGCGCCGGCATGACATGGATCGGCCCATCGCCCGAGGCCATCGAGGCGCTGGGCGACAAGGTGACCGCGCGTCACGTCGCCGAGAAGGTGGGGGCTCCTCTCGCCCCCGGCACGCCCGGGCCCGTGAACGGGGCGGACGAGGTCATCGCCTTCGCGAAGGAGCACGGCCTGCCCATCGCGATCAAGGCGGCATACGGCGGCGGCGGACGCGGCCTCAAGGTCGCCCGCGAGCTCGACGAGGTCGCCGAGCTCTTCGAATCGGCGACGCGCGAAGCGGTGACCGCCTTCGGGCGCGGCGAATGCTTCGTGGAGAAGTACCTCGACAAGCCGCGCCACGTCGAGACCCAGTGCCTCGCCGACGCCGAGGGCAACGTCGTCGTCATCTCCACGCGCGACTGCTCCCTGCAGCGGCGCCACCAGAAGCTCGTCGAGGAGGCCCCTGCGCCCTTCCTCACGGAGGAGCAGAACCGCCAGCTGTACGAAGCGTCGAAGGCCATCCTGAAAGAGGTCGGCTACGTCGGCGCCGGCACGTGCGAGTTCCTCATCGGCGCGGATGGCACCGTGTCGTTCCTCGAGGTGAACACCCGTCTGCAGGTCGAGCATCCGGTATCCGAAGAGGTCACCGGCATCGACCTCGTGCGCGAGCAGTTCCGCATCGCCGCTGGCGGAATCATCGACTACGCCGACCCGGAGCCCCAGGGGCACTCGATCGAGTTCCGCATCAACGGCGAAGACCCGGGTCGCGGCTTCCTCCCCCAGCCGGGTCCTATCCACGTCTTCAAGACCTTCGGGGGCCCCGGCATCCGTCTCGACTCCGGCGTCACGGCCGGCGACTCGGTCTCGGGCGCGTTCGACTCGTTGCTCGCGAAGATCATCGTGACCGGCAAGGACCGTGCCGAGGCGCTGGAGCGCTCCCGCCGGGCGCTCGACGAGTTCGAGGTGTCGGGCATGCCGACCGTGCTGCCGTTCCACCGCAAGGTCGTGCGAGACCCGGCATTCACGGCGGAGAACGGCGAGTTCGGCATCTTCACGCGCTGGATCGAGACCGAGTTCGTGAACGACATCCCCGCGTGGGACGGCGAGCTGGAATCACCTGCTGAGGCCGCGGGGCGCCACACGGTGGTCGTCGAGGTCGGCGGCAAGCGGCTCGAGGTCAGCCTGCCCGACCGCGTGGCCGCATCGGTCAGCGCCGCGGGCCGCCCGGCCGCCGTGCCGCCGTCGCGCCGCAGCCACGCCACCACAGTGGGCGCCGGCGCATCCGGTGATGCGGTGAAGTCGCCCATGCAGGCCACCGTCGTGAAGATCGCGGTCGAAGACGGCCAGCAGGTCGTCAAGGGAGATCTCGTCGTCGTGCTCGAGGCCATGAAGATGGAGCAGCCGCTGCAGGCGCACAAGGACGGCGTCGTCGGCAACATCAGCGCGGATGCGGGAACCACCGTGTCAGCGGGACATCAGCTGCTCACCATCAGCTGA
- a CDS encoding VanZ family protein — MSPYLPALPVLAPLAVIAIVVLLVRLHRRTELTLPRAIVVIVGCVYTAGLVGHTLFPIPLAPESDPPEWSVWINLVPFTDLLDDPSGLLLNALLFAPLGFLMPLVRRITSIWQVLLHGLLASLAIEIAQFVADLAVGLRRVADIDDLIANTVGALIGYGLFLLLTRHRGLRRIAERSSLVPSARASGRAGAAQ, encoded by the coding sequence ATGAGTCCGTATCTTCCCGCGCTGCCGGTTCTCGCGCCCCTCGCCGTCATCGCGATCGTCGTGCTGCTCGTGCGACTGCACCGCCGGACCGAGCTGACGCTGCCGCGCGCCATCGTGGTGATCGTCGGGTGCGTGTACACGGCAGGCCTTGTCGGACATACCCTGTTCCCCATCCCGCTGGCGCCCGAGAGCGACCCGCCCGAGTGGTCGGTCTGGATCAACCTCGTGCCGTTCACCGATCTCCTCGACGACCCCTCGGGCCTGCTCCTCAACGCGCTGCTCTTCGCTCCGCTCGGGTTTCTGATGCCGCTGGTGCGGAGGATCACCTCGATCTGGCAGGTGCTGCTGCATGGACTGCTCGCGAGCCTCGCCATCGAGATCGCGCAGTTCGTCGCGGATCTCGCCGTCGGGCTTCGACGCGTGGCCGACATCGACGATCTGATCGCGAACACCGTGGGCGCACTGATCGGCTACGGGCTGTTCCTGCTGCTCACCCGCCACCGGGGTCTGCGCCGTATCGCCGAGCGCAGTTCGCTGGTTCCTTCGGCACGCGCGTCAGGTCGTGCAGGAGCCGCGCAATGA
- a CDS encoding NAD(P)H-quinone dehydrogenase, producing the protein MEGMSFTPFERTQRVAVLGGGPGGYEAALAAAQLGAEVTLVERVGIGGSAVLTDVVPSKSLIATADAAVAIAEASDLGVQFYAKGENGKPLKPEIAINLAAVNKRLIALAGQQSEDMRAALLEAGVRVLPGHGRLEGTNAIVVSTGVDGTDFDRIEADTIVVAVGASPRELDSAKPDGKRILTWTQLYDMKALPEHLIVVGSGVTGAEFASAYMNLGAKVTLISSREQVLPGSDQDAARVLEKVFKRGGMQVLSKSRADKVEVTKDGVTATLSDGTTVEGSHCLMAVGSIPNTADIGLQDAGVELTESGHIRVNKVARTSVPNIYAVGDCTNFFPLASVASMQGRTAVFHALGDIVIPLELRKITSNIFTAPEIATVGFSEQDVEDGIADGLVYKLPLAANPRAKMMGIKDGFVKLIARKGSGTVIGGVIVAPKASELIYPIAVAVERRLTVDQVSRVFAAYPSLSSSITDASRAMHKVNIVS; encoded by the coding sequence ATGGAAGGCATGTCTTTCACCCCTTTTGAGCGCACACAGCGCGTCGCCGTCCTCGGCGGCGGTCCCGGCGGTTACGAAGCGGCCCTCGCGGCCGCGCAGCTCGGGGCAGAGGTGACGCTGGTCGAGCGCGTCGGCATCGGCGGTTCTGCGGTTCTCACCGATGTGGTGCCGTCGAAGAGCCTGATCGCCACGGCCGACGCGGCTGTCGCGATCGCCGAGGCCAGCGACCTGGGAGTGCAGTTCTATGCCAAGGGGGAGAACGGCAAGCCGCTCAAGCCCGAGATCGCGATCAACCTCGCAGCGGTGAACAAGCGGCTGATCGCTCTGGCCGGTCAGCAGTCCGAAGACATGCGCGCCGCCCTGCTCGAAGCCGGAGTGCGAGTTCTGCCCGGACACGGGCGCCTCGAGGGGACCAACGCGATCGTCGTGTCGACCGGCGTCGACGGCACCGACTTCGACCGCATCGAGGCCGACACCATCGTCGTCGCCGTCGGAGCGTCGCCGCGCGAACTCGATTCTGCCAAGCCCGACGGCAAGCGCATCCTGACCTGGACCCAGCTGTACGACATGAAGGCGCTGCCCGAGCACCTGATCGTCGTCGGCTCCGGCGTCACCGGCGCCGAGTTCGCCTCCGCCTACATGAACCTCGGCGCCAAGGTCACGCTGATCTCCAGCCGCGAGCAGGTGCTGCCGGGCTCCGACCAGGATGCTGCCCGGGTGCTGGAGAAGGTGTTCAAGCGCGGCGGCATGCAGGTGCTCTCGAAGTCGCGCGCCGACAAGGTCGAGGTCACGAAGGACGGCGTCACCGCGACCCTGTCCGACGGCACGACCGTCGAGGGCTCGCACTGTCTGATGGCAGTCGGATCGATCCCGAACACGGCGGACATCGGTCTTCAGGATGCAGGCGTCGAACTCACCGAGTCGGGGCACATCCGCGTCAACAAGGTCGCCAGGACCTCCGTGCCGAACATCTATGCGGTCGGCGACTGCACGAACTTCTTCCCGCTGGCGTCCGTCGCGTCCATGCAGGGGCGCACGGCCGTCTTCCACGCGCTGGGCGACATCGTGATCCCGCTCGAGCTGCGCAAGATCACCTCGAACATCTTCACGGCTCCCGAGATCGCGACGGTCGGCTTCAGTGAGCAGGACGTGGAAGACGGCATCGCCGACGGTCTCGTCTACAAGCTCCCGCTGGCGGCGAACCCCCGCGCGAAGATGATGGGCATCAAGGACGGGTTCGTGAAGCTGATCGCCCGCAAGGGCTCCGGCACGGTGATCGGCGGCGTGATCGTGGCGCCGAAGGCTTCCGAGCTGATCTACCCGATCGCGGTCGCCGTCGAGCGTCGGCTGACCGTCGATCAGGTGTCTCGTGTGTTCGCCGCATACCCGTCGCTGTCGTCGAGCATCACCGACGCCTCTCGAGCGATGCACAAGGTGAACATCGTCAGCTGA
- a CDS encoding purine-nucleoside phosphorylase, with protein sequence MPETHSNPLDDPSANPFEVAAAAAADIARLSGVEKHDIALTLGSGWGKAADIIGETVATIPATDVTGFSKPALEGHVGTLRSIRTPDGKHVLVIGARTHYYEDHGVRRVVHSVRTAAATGASIMVLTNGAGGIRETWKPGQPVLISDHINLTADSPLEGATFIDLTDLYSKRLRDVARTIDPTLDEGVYTQFRGPHYETPAEVQMAKAIGGHIVGMSTALEAIAAREAGMEILGFSLITNLAAGIQQTPLSHAEVIEAGQLAEPVITKLLARVIEAL encoded by the coding sequence ATGCCCGAAACGCACAGCAACCCTCTCGATGACCCGTCCGCGAACCCGTTCGAGGTCGCCGCCGCCGCCGCGGCCGATATCGCACGGCTCTCCGGCGTCGAGAAGCACGACATCGCCCTCACCCTCGGCAGCGGCTGGGGCAAGGCGGCAGACATCATCGGCGAGACCGTCGCGACCATCCCGGCCACCGACGTCACCGGTTTCTCCAAACCGGCCCTCGAAGGACACGTCGGCACGCTCCGCAGCATCCGCACCCCTGACGGCAAGCACGTGCTCGTGATCGGCGCCCGCACCCACTACTACGAAGATCACGGCGTCCGCCGCGTCGTGCACTCGGTCCGCACCGCGGCCGCCACCGGCGCCTCGATCATGGTCCTCACCAACGGGGCCGGCGGCATCCGCGAGACCTGGAAGCCCGGCCAGCCGGTGCTGATCAGCGACCACATCAACCTCACCGCCGACTCTCCGCTCGAGGGCGCGACGTTCATCGACCTGACGGATCTGTACTCGAAGCGCCTGCGCGACGTCGCGCGCACGATCGATCCCACGCTCGACGAAGGCGTCTACACGCAGTTCCGCGGTCCGCACTACGAGACACCCGCAGAAGTGCAGATGGCGAAGGCCATCGGCGGCCACATCGTCGGCATGTCGACCGCGCTGGAAGCGATCGCGGCACGAGAGGCCGGTATGGAGATCCTCGGCTTCTCTCTCATCACCAACCTCGCGGCCGGCATCCAGCAGACCCCGCTCAGCCACGCCGAGGTCATCGAAGCCGGACAGCTCGCCGAACCGGTGATCACGAAGCTGCTCGCCCGCGTCATCGAGGCGCTGTGA